The following proteins are encoded in a genomic region of Corylus avellana chromosome ca4, CavTom2PMs-1.0:
- the LOC132178204 gene encoding uncharacterized protein LOC132178204, with product MQNFQQALEDCKLTDLGFYGPKFTWRNCREWENFIKERLDRGVANQAWRDMFPTAEVQVEIAIGFDHSSIILHPTSTARDRRYGQKFRHEASWTLEEEYPVVIKQIWEQPSSGGSHWDKLGVKLMGCRRPLVQWQKNKKDPKFSKLKSKLLELQGREGLALCEEEKHVQKELQLLLDKDDVRWRKRAKKVWLKNGDRNTKYYHACQRRTWNHALDTLGVSGEMNAELLKGFTNEEVSAAILQMAPLKAPGPNGFTT from the exons ATGCAGAACTTCCAACAAGCCTTGGAGGATTGCAAGCTTACTGATTTGGGATTTTATGGCCCAAAGTTTACTTGGAGAAACTGTAGGGAATGGGAGAATTTTATAAAGGAAAGGCTTGATAGGGGTGTGGCAAACCAAGCATGGAGGGATATGTTTCCAACAGCCGAGGTGCAAGTGGAAATTGCTATAGGGTTTGACCATTCCTCTATTATTTTACATCCTACAAGTACGGCGAGAGATAGGAGGTATGGACAAAAATTCCGGCATGAGGCAAGTTGGACTCTTGAAGAGGAATACCCAGTTGTGATTAAGCAAATATGGGAACAACCAAGTTCGGGTGGCAGCCACTGGGACAAGTTGGGCGTGAAATTAATGGGTTGCAGGAGACCATTAGTTcaatggcaaaaaaataaaaaggaccCAAAATTCTCGAAGCTTAAATCCAAGCTCTTGGAGTTGCAAGGGAGGGAAGGGTTGGCTTTGTGTGAAGAGGAAAAACATGTTCAAAAGGAGTTACAACTACTTTTGGACAAAGATGACGTTAGATGGAGGAAGCGGGCAAAGAAGGTGTGGCTAAAAAATGGGGACCGGAATACTAAATACTATCACGCAT GCCAGAGAAGGACATGGAACCATGCCTTAGACACCTTGGGAGTCTCGGGGGAGATGAATGCTGAATTATTGAAGGGGTTTACCAACGAAGAAGTAAGTGCGGCAATTTTACAAATGGCTCCTCTTAAAGCTCCGGGCCCG